A DNA window from Candidatus Deferrimicrobium sp. contains the following coding sequences:
- a CDS encoding cache domain-containing protein, producing MRRITLVVLGIAVSLCLAGSAFAAGATKDECVAKSKEAAAMVNEKGIGAAVTEINKKDGKFVWKDTYVFLMDFNGKMVAHPMSPALIGKNVLDMKGKGTPGKFLFKEMVELAKGKGEGWVDYMWTNPGDPKPRKKVTYIYRVPGKDLFVGAGIYE from the coding sequence ATGAGGAGAATCACGCTTGTCGTCTTGGGAATCGCTGTGAGTTTGTGCCTCGCCGGAAGCGCGTTCGCAGCAGGCGCAACGAAGGACGAGTGCGTTGCCAAGAGCAAGGAAGCGGCCGCAATGGTCAATGAAAAGGGGATCGGAGCGGCCGTCACGGAAATCAACAAGAAGGACGGGAAGTTCGTGTGGAAGGATACCTACGTCTTCCTGATGGACTTCAACGGGAAGATGGTTGCGCATCCTATGAGTCCGGCCCTGATCGGGAAGAACGTGCTCGACATGAAGGGCAAGGGGACGCCGGGGAAGTTCCTCTTCAAGGAGATGGTCGAGCTCGCGAAGGGGAAGGGAGAGGGTTGGGTCGACTACATGTGGACCAATCCGGGAGATCCGAAACCGCGTAAGAAGGTCACCTATATCTACCGGGTGCCGGGAAAGGATCTGTTCGTCGGCGCGGGGATCTACGAATAG
- a CDS encoding ABC transporter ATP-binding protein, translated as MRDTDADRTGGTAEPVFRARGVTKVYEMGEVKVHALRGVDLDLFSGELVVLLGPSGSGKSSLLNILGGLDTATAGTVQYRGQELTRATDRELTEYRRRHVGFVFQFYNLIPSLTALENVSVVTDIAAEPMRPEEALGLVGLSDRLNHFPAQLSGGEQQRVAIARAVAKRPSVMLCDEPTGALDAATGIVVLEVLERINREIGTTTALITHNADIAGMADRVAHVGSGVIQSMERNERKKSPREMRW; from the coding sequence ATGCGGGATACGGACGCGGACCGGACGGGAGGGACGGCGGAGCCGGTCTTCCGGGCCCGCGGCGTTACAAAGGTCTACGAAATGGGCGAGGTGAAGGTGCACGCCTTGCGCGGCGTGGATCTGGACCTCTTCTCCGGAGAGCTCGTCGTGCTCCTGGGCCCCTCCGGCAGCGGGAAATCGAGCCTTCTCAACATTCTCGGCGGGCTGGACACCGCAACCGCAGGCACGGTTCAATACCGGGGCCAGGAGCTGACACGCGCGACGGACCGGGAGCTCACGGAGTATCGCCGTCGCCACGTCGGGTTCGTCTTCCAGTTCTACAACCTCATCCCCAGCCTGACCGCCCTCGAGAACGTATCGGTGGTGACCGACATCGCCGCGGAGCCCATGCGGCCTGAGGAGGCCCTCGGCCTGGTGGGGCTTTCTGACCGGCTGAACCATTTTCCGGCGCAGCTTTCCGGAGGGGAGCAGCAGCGCGTGGCGATCGCCCGCGCCGTCGCCAAGCGGCCGTCGGTGATGTTGTGCGACGAGCCGACGGGAGCGCTGGACGCCGCCACCGGGATCGTCGTCCTCGAAGTGCTGGAGCGGATCAACCGGGAGATCGGAACCACAACGGCGCTGATCACCCATAACGCGGATATCGCCGGGATGGCGGACCGGGTGGCGCACGTGGGGTCGGGGGTCATCCAGTCCATGGAGCGGAACGAACGGAAGAAATCTCCGCGGGAGATGCGGTGGTGA